A genomic region of Oryza glaberrima chromosome 1, OglaRS2, whole genome shotgun sequence contains the following coding sequences:
- the LOC127769714 gene encoding probable inactive purple acid phosphatase 16 isoform X1, whose protein sequence is MRCWRRLAAAGALLAALCAALALAVAEHRRPDTTASSSSRRPLRFASGGGFKVALFADLHYGENAWTDWGPRQDAGSDRVMAAVLDAEKPDFVVYLGDLVTANNLGIPNASLYWDRAISPTRGRGIPWATVFGNHDDMPFEWPPEWFSPAGVPPLHCPPPSMSDSDCSFRGTPRLELMTSEVIRNGLSYSSNGPKDLWPAVSNYVLQVLSQKRDDPALLMYFLDSGGGSYPEVISSAQVQWFHSQSQFLNPNGRIPEIIFWHIPSTAYAKVAPKAKSEIRKPCVGSINREEVAPQEAEWGMMDALVKRASVKAIFVGHNHGLDWCCPHEKLWLCFARHTGYGGYGNWPRGARVIEISEQPFSIQSWIRMEDGTTHSDISLSS, encoded by the exons ATGCGGTGCTGGCGTCgcctggcggcggccggcgcacTGCTCGCCGCCCTCTGCGCCGCGCTTGctctggcggtggcggagcacCGGCGCCCTGACACCacggccagcagcagcagccgccggccGCTGCGGTTCGCGTCGGGAGGAGGGTTCAAGGTGGCGCTCTTCGCCGACCTGCATTACGGCGAGAACGCCTGGACGGACTGGGGCCCACGGCAGGACGCTGGCTCCGACCGCGTCATGGCCGCTGTCCTCGACGCCGAGAAACCCG ACTTCGTGGTGTACCTCGGCGACCTCGTGACCGCGAACAATCTAGGGATCCCCAACGCGAGCCTGTACTGGGACAGAGCGATTTCTCCGACCAGAGGCAGGGGGATCCCGTGGGCGACGGTGTTCGGGAACCACGACGACATGCCGTTCGAGTGGCCTCCTGAGTGGTTCTCTCCTGCAGGCGTTCCGCCGCTGCATTGCCCACCACCGAGCATGTCAGATTCAG ACTGCAGCTTCCGAGGAACACCGCGACTTGAACTGATGACAAGTGAGGTTATCCGTAATGGATTGTCATATTCATCAAATGGCCCCAAGGACCTCTGGCCTGCTGTTTCCAACTACGTCTTGCAGGTGCTATCACAGAAGCGAGATGATCCAGCTCTGCTCATGTATTTCCTTGACTCCGGTGGTGGATCCTATCCAGAAGTGATATCCAGTGCTCAGGTTCAGTGGTTTCATAGTCAATCTCAGTTCCTTAATCCAAATGGAAG GATTCCAGAGATAATCTTTTGGCATATTCCAAGTACGGCATATGCCAAGGTTGCGCCGAAAGCTAAGTCCGAAATAAGAAAACCCTGTGTTGGCTCTATCAACAGGGAAGAAGTAGCACCACAAGAAGCTGAATGGGGTATGATGGATGCCCTTGTCAAGAGGGCTTCAGTGAAG GCAATTTTCGTTGGTCACAACCACGGCCTGGATTGGTGCTGCCCACACGAGAAACTCTGGCTATGTTTTGCCCGACACACAGGCTATGGTGGCTACGGTAACTGGCCAAGAGGAGCAAGGGTTATTGAGATATCTGAACAGCCCTTCTCAATTCAGTCATGGATACGGATGGAGGATGGGACAACGCACAGCGATATTAGCTTGAGCTCCTAG
- the LOC127769714 gene encoding probable inactive purple acid phosphatase 16 isoform X2 codes for MRCWRRLAAAGALLAALCAALALAVAEHRRPDTTASSSSRRPLRFASGGGFKVALFADLHYGENAWTDWGPRQDAGSDRVMAAVLDAEKPDFVVYLGDLVTANNLGIPNASLYWDRAISPTRGRGIPWATVFGNHDDMPFEWPPEWFSPAGVPPLHCPPPSMSDSDCSFRGTPRLELMTSEVIRNGLSYSSNGPKDLWPAVSNYVLQVLSQKRDDPALLMYFLDSGGGSYPEVISSAQVQWFHSQSQFLNPNGRIPEIIFWHIPSTAYAKVAPKAKSEIRKPCVGSINREEVAPQEAEWGMMDALVKRASVKVFSSEHFLTCNFRWSQPRPGLVLPTRETLAMFCPTHRLWWLR; via the exons ATGCGGTGCTGGCGTCgcctggcggcggccggcgcacTGCTCGCCGCCCTCTGCGCCGCGCTTGctctggcggtggcggagcacCGGCGCCCTGACACCacggccagcagcagcagccgccggccGCTGCGGTTCGCGTCGGGAGGAGGGTTCAAGGTGGCGCTCTTCGCCGACCTGCATTACGGCGAGAACGCCTGGACGGACTGGGGCCCACGGCAGGACGCTGGCTCCGACCGCGTCATGGCCGCTGTCCTCGACGCCGAGAAACCCG ACTTCGTGGTGTACCTCGGCGACCTCGTGACCGCGAACAATCTAGGGATCCCCAACGCGAGCCTGTACTGGGACAGAGCGATTTCTCCGACCAGAGGCAGGGGGATCCCGTGGGCGACGGTGTTCGGGAACCACGACGACATGCCGTTCGAGTGGCCTCCTGAGTGGTTCTCTCCTGCAGGCGTTCCGCCGCTGCATTGCCCACCACCGAGCATGTCAGATTCAG ACTGCAGCTTCCGAGGAACACCGCGACTTGAACTGATGACAAGTGAGGTTATCCGTAATGGATTGTCATATTCATCAAATGGCCCCAAGGACCTCTGGCCTGCTGTTTCCAACTACGTCTTGCAGGTGCTATCACAGAAGCGAGATGATCCAGCTCTGCTCATGTATTTCCTTGACTCCGGTGGTGGATCCTATCCAGAAGTGATATCCAGTGCTCAGGTTCAGTGGTTTCATAGTCAATCTCAGTTCCTTAATCCAAATGGAAG GATTCCAGAGATAATCTTTTGGCATATTCCAAGTACGGCATATGCCAAGGTTGCGCCGAAAGCTAAGTCCGAAATAAGAAAACCCTGTGTTGGCTCTATCAACAGGGAAGAAGTAGCACCACAAGAAGCTGAATGGGGTATGATGGATGCCCTTGTCAAGAGGGCTTCAGTGAAGGTTTTTTCATCTGAACATTTCTTGACAT GCAATTTTCGTTGGTCACAACCACGGCCTGGATTGGTGCTGCCCACACGAGAAACTCTGGCTATGTTTTGCCCGACACACAGGCTATGGTGGCTACGGTAA
- the LOC127761821 gene encoding uncharacterized protein LOC127761821 produces MAPVCFSDLPPEALDDIARRAGPLDNVVCSAVCRPWRRALKSTRLRTLEQPSRPYSVRLDQWSNGIELCPLRLTRERIVRIPSDGGAAPVTRIIGSSHGWLVTVDEECGLSLLEAVTGRAFPLPPITSSGSKKVARDLDQMGESMFQKAELVPGRRVGTFAVMLIHGGGNGLSFLRPGAKSWTALRFPKWMQHKYVDVVYHKGAFYTASREAAVTAWAPDASSSGLHATRVTEPRPEKCTWAALVESLGGGDLLMVSSVGAMDDEDHARHGYLRGSRRYEVSRYEEREEGRWLPVEDLGEVAILVGIGGRSLCVSTRGGRDALRNHLYFARPFVSFEYYDGHPREYRLPTATPGCGFVYVPGCSSSWFLPYVAPESHCN; encoded by the coding sequence ATGGCGCCCGTCTGCTTCTCTGACCTGCCACCTGAAGCGCTCGACGAcatcgcccgccgcgccggacCACTCGACAACGTCGTGTGCTCCGCCGTCTGCCGGCCGTGGCGCCGCGCCCTGAAATCCACGCGCCTCCGCACACTCGAACAACCGAGCCGCCCGTACAGCGTGAGACTAGACCAGTGGAGCAATGGCATCGAGCTCTGTCCTCTCCGCCTCACCCGCGAACGAATCGTCCGCATccccagcgacggcggcgccgcgccagTGACCCGCATCATCGGGTCCTCCCACGGCTGGCTCGTCACCGTCGACGAGGAGTGCGGCCTGTCCCTGCTCGAGGCCGTCACCGGCAGGGCGTTCCCGCTGCCTCCCATCACCTCGTCCGGCAGCAAGAAGGTGGCCAGGGACCTCGACCAGATGGGCGAGTCCATGTTCCAGAAGGCGGAGCTGGTTCCCGGCCGCCGTGTCGGCACCTTCGCCGTGATGCTGATCCACGGCGGCGGGAACGGCCTGTCGTTCCTCCGGCCCGGCGCCAAGTCGTGGACGGCGCTGCGGTTCCCGAAATGGATGCAGCACAAGTACGTCGACGTCGTCTACCACAAGGGCGCGTTCTACACGGCGAGCCGCGAGGCCGCGGTGACCGCCTGGGCGCCGGACGCGAGCTCGAGCGGCCTGCACGCGACGCGCGTCACGGAGCCGAGGCCGGAGAAGTGCACGTGGGCCGCACTCGTGGAgtcgctcggcggcggcgacctgctcATGGTGAGCAGCGTCGGCGCCATGGACGACGAAGACCATGCGCGACACGGCTACCTCCGCGGGTCCCGGCGGTACGAGGTGTCCCGCTACGAGGAGCgcgaggaggggaggtggctCCCCGTGGAGGATCTCGGCGAGGTGGCCATCCTGGTGGGGATCGGCGGCCGCAGCCTGTGCGTGTCGACGCGAGGCGGCCGCGACGCGCTGCGCAACCACCTCTACTTCGCTCGGCCGTTCGTGTCCTTCGAGTACTACGACGGGCATCCTCGGGAGTATCGcctgccgacggcgacgccggggtGCGGCTTCGTATATGTTCCCGGCTGCAGCAGCTCTTGGTTTCTGCCTTACGTTGCACCTGAATCTCATTGCAATTAG
- the LOC127760565 gene encoding uncharacterized protein LOC127760565, which produces MAHVSFSDLPPEALDIARRAGALNNVVCSAVCRPWRRALKTTRLRLLKRPSRPYSVRLDKWRNGTISLCPAVRLGCSSESTIYVPIAMDDGGDKLPTRIIGSSHGWLVTVDKECGLSLLEAFTGRVFPLPPITSSGSKKVAKELDQMGESMFYKAALAPGRRLGAFAVMLIHGGGFGLSFLRPDAKSWTAVRVPKRMQHKYTDVVFHRGAFYTASRDGEVAAWAPDASSSGLHAGRVSEPTQECTWAALVESVGGDDLLMVSSFVVEEGFAAHGQWYRLPRRRYAVSRYDGEREGTSSWLPVEDLGEAAILVGSSCSLCVSTRGFHDDLRNRLFFAWPSYESGKYYCFHPDEYRLPTATPGCTYLIMPHYGGSWFAPYVAPEFHWY; this is translated from the coding sequence ATGGCGCATGTCAGCTTCTCCGATCTGCCACCTGAAGCTCTCGACATCGCCCGCCGCGCTGGCGCCCTCAACAACGTCGTCTGCTCCGCCGTCTGCCGGCCATGGCGCCGCGCCCTGAAAACCACGCGCCTCCGCCTACTCAAACGACCTAGCCGCCCGTACAGCGTGAGACTAGACAAGTGGAGGAACGGCACCATCAGTCTCTGCCCGGCCGTTCGCCTCGGCTGCAGCAGTGAATCAACCATCTATGTCCCCATCGCCATGGATGACGGCGGCGACAAGCTACCAACCCGCATCATCGGGTCCTCCCATGGCTGGCTCGTCACCGTCGACAAGGAGTGCGGCCTGTCCCTGCTCGAGGCCTTCACCGGCAGGGTGTTCCCTCTGCCTCCCATCACTTCGTCCGGCAGCAAGAAGGTGGCCAAGGAGCTCGACCAGATGGGCGAGTCCATGTTCTACAAGGCGGCGTTGGCTCCCGGCCGCCGGCTGGGCGCGTTCGCCGTGATGCTGATCCACGGCGGCGGGTTCGGCCTGTCGTTCCTCCGGCCCGATGCCAAATCGTGGACGGCGGTGCGCGTGCCGAAACGGATGCAGCACAAGTACACGGACGTCGTGTTCCACCGCGGCGCGTTCTACACTGCCagccgcgacggcgaggtggccgcCTGGGCGCCGGACGCGAGCTCCAGCGGCCTGCACGCGGGGCGCGTCTCGGAGCCGACGCAGGAGTGCACGTGGGCCGCCCTCGTGGAGTCGGTCGGTGGCGACGACCTGCTCATGGTGAGCAGCTTCGTCGTGGAAGAAGGCTTTGCCGCGCATGGCCAATGGTACCGGCTACCGCGCCGGCGGTACGCGGTGTCGCGCTacgacggcgagcgcgagggGACGTCGTCGTGGCTCCCCGTGGAGGATCTCGGCGAGGCTGCCATCTTGGTGGGAAGCAGCTGCAGCTTGTGCGTGTCGACGCGAGGCTTCCACGACGATTTGCGCAACCGCCTCTTTTTCGCATGGCCGTCCTACGAATCAGGCAAATACTACTGCTTCCACCCTGACGAGTATCGcctgccgacggcgacgccgggtTGTACTTACCTGATTATGCCGCATTACGGCGGCTCTTGGTTTGCGCCTTATGTTGCACCTGAATTCCATTGGTATTAG
- the LOC127764508 gene encoding uncharacterized protein LOC127764508: MAPPVCFSDLPREALDDIARRAGALNNVVCSAVCRPWRRDLKTTRLGLLKQPNRPYSVNLELWCGSIELDPIRRCINGERTVRIANHDGAAPVTRIVGSSHGWLVTVDEDGGLSLLEAVTGRLYPLPPITSSGSKKVAKDLDQMGESMFQKAELVPGHRLGTFAVMLIHGGGFGMSFLRPGAKCWTAVRVPKWMKQKFVDVVFHQGAFYTVSRDAEVSAWTPDASRSRGRSARGSPSWCRSAATTCSWCLGCTSARGRGSPWRTSGRRPSWWGAAAA, from the coding sequence ATGGCGCCGCCCGTCTGCTTCTCCGACCTGCCACGTGAAGCCCTCGACGAcatcgcccgccgcgccggcgccctcaACAACGTCGTGTGCTCCGCCGTCTGCAGGCCATGGCGGCGCGACCTGAAAACCACGCGCCTCGGGCTACTGAAGCAACCGAACCGGCCGTATAGCGTCAACCTAGAGCTGTGGTGCGGCAGCATCGAGCTTGATCCCATCCGCCGCTGCATCAACGGCGAACGAACCGTCCGCATCGCCAACCACGACGGCGCCGCGCCAGTAACCCGCATCGTCGGTTCTTCCCACGGCTGGCTCGTCAccgtcgacgaggacggcggcctGTCCCTGCTCGAGGCCGTCACCGGCAGGTTGTACCCGCTGCCTCCCATCACTTCGTCCGGTAGCAAGAAGGTGGCCAAGGACCTCGACCAGATGGGCGAGTCCATGTTCCAGAAGGCCGAGCTGGTTCCCGGCCACCGGCTGGGCACCTTCGCCGTGATGCTGATCCACGGCGGCGGGTTCGGCATGTCGTTCCTCCGTCCAGGCGCCAAATGCTGGACGGCGGTGCGCGTCCCGAAATGGATGAAGCAAAAGTTCGTCGACGTCGTGTTCCACCAGGGCGCGTTCTACACGGTCAGCCGCGACGCCGAGGTGAGCGCCTGGACGCCGGACGCGTCTCGGAGCCGAGGCAGGAGTGCGCGTGGGTCTCCCTCGTGGTGTCGATCGGCGGCGACCACCTGCTCATGGTGTCTCGGTTGCACGAGCGCGAGGGGGCGTGGCTCGCCGTGGAGGACCTCGGGGAGGCGGCCATCTTGGTGGGGAGCAGCTGCAGCTTGA
- the LOC127760251 gene encoding uncharacterized protein LOC127760251, whose translation MAVAAADGIAALVDWSDLLPVILEDISQRVHGDDRAVFAAVCKSWRRAASAAGPRLSRHSLHLVALCSGANAVDFSSRHGDVVKTAYLGSGGARPHRIIGCSHGWLVVVDEACRASLLEPFTDGAQVPLPPVTSFDCEYFVTAVGGDGDGVPEYFAVDNHAYHHHLQGHRKIEWKPPKLVPVQSMRDEFFQKAAIAPGSHRKESYAAVMVSHSGGSGLAFARSGDDRWTSLPTQALTRYADVIWHNGAFYTLTRGDGAVAAWEPDGRALKPRFVTGPVMRWEFKRLVEFHSDTFHQPAFYEGARYLAKQADGGGGLLVVSTVAILDDSNALRARRFKVFDVDEDKGEWRARDDVGDAAVLVGINHSECVSTREYPCLKPNCAYYVVKSFAADFEEEEKGCSRYESGVCDVKTGVASRMSVFRRAAGGHPVWFVPSAVSRR comes from the coding sequence atggcggtggcggcggcggacggcatcgCCGCACTCGTCGACTGGTCCGACCTTCTGCCGGTGATCCTCGAGGACATCTCCCAGCGCGTCCATGGCGACGACCGCGCCGTGTTTGCCGCCGTCTGCAAGtcgtggcggcgcgcggcgagcgcggcgggccCTCGCCTCAGCCGCCACTCCCTCCACCTTGTGGCGCTCTGCTCCGGCGCCAACGCCGTCGACTTCTCCTCCCGCCACGGCGACGTCGTCAAGACGGCGTacctcggcagcggcggcgcgcgcccccACCGCATCATCGGCTGCTCCCACGGCTGGCTCGTCGTCGTGGACGAGGCgtgccgcgcctccctcctcgaGCCCTTCACAGACGGCGCGCAGGTACCCCTGCCGCCCGTCACGTCGTTCGACTGCGAGTACTTCGTCACGGCcgtcggtggcgacggcgacggcgtcccgGAATACTTCGCGGTGGACAATCACGCCTATCACCACCATCTCCAAGGCCATCGCAAGATCGAGTGGAAGCCTCCCAAATTGGTGCCGGTCCAGTCGATGCGCGATGAGTTCTTCCAGAAGGCGGCCATCGCCCCGGGCAGCCACCGGAAGGAGAGCTACGCCGCCGTGATGGTAAGCCACAGCGGCGGCTCCGGGCTGGCATTCGCGAGGTCCGGCGACGACCGCTGGACGTCGCTGCCCACCCAGGCATTGACGCGGTACGCGGACGTCATCTGGCACAACGGCGCGTTCTACACGCTCACCCGAGGCgacggcgccgtggcggcgtgGGAGCCGGACGGCCGCGCCCTGAAGCCACGGTTCGTGACGGGGCCGGTCATGAGGTGGGAGTTCAAGCGGCTGGTGGAATTCCACAGCGACACGTTCCACCAGCCGGCGTTCTACGAGGGCGCGAGGTACCTGGCCAAgcaggcggacggcggcggggggctaCTGGTGGTGAGCACCGTGGCCATCCTCGACGACAGCAACGCGCTGCGGGCGCGGCGGTTCAAGGTGTTCGACGTGGACGAGGACAAGGGCGAGTGGCGCGCCcgggacgacgtcggcgacgccgcggtGCTGGTGGGGATCAACCACAGCGAGTGCGTGTCGACGCGGGAGTACCCGTGCCTGAAGCCCAACTGCGCGTACTACGTGGTCAAGTCGTTCGCGGCGGatttcgaggaggaggagaagggatgCTCGCGGTACGAGAGCGGCGTGTGCGATGTCAAGACGGGGGTGGCGTCCAGGATGTCGGTGTttcggcgcgccgccggcggccatccTGTTTGGTTTGTGCCCTCCGCTGTTTCTCGCAGGTGA
- the LOC127768735 gene encoding lichenase-2-like translates to MSQVESSLRMASSAASMLDMALLLAVFASILAGTAAVGVCWGMSGDNLPPASKVTEMLRENGFTVVRLYAPDSTALAALGGTGIRVVVGAPNYDLPALAHGGTAAAAAWIRENIQAYPTVLFRFVVVGNEVAGADTQLLVPAMENVHAALAAAGLGHIKVTTSISQATIGVHIPPSAGEFTDEAKPFMSYVIPFLERTHAPLLANLYPYFIYSYNPGGMDISFALFTASGAVVQDGEYGYQNQFDATVDALYTAVAKLGGENVRVVVSETGWPTAGGVGASVENAMTFNQNLVRHVRNGTPRHPGKKTETYVFAMFNENLKEAGVEQNWGLFYPSTDRVYPISFHARI, encoded by the coding sequence GAACGGCAGCGGTTGGAGTATGCTGGGGCATGAGCGGCGACAacctgccgccggcgagcaagGTCACCGAGATGCTCCGTGAGAACGGCTTCACCGTCGTGCGCCTCTACGCGCCGGACAGCACAGCGCTCGCGGCGCTCGGCGGCACGGGcatccgcgtcgtcgtcggcgcgccCAACTACGACCTCCCCGCCCTGGCGCACGGCgggaccgccgccgcggccgcctggATCCGCGAGAACATCCAGGCCTACCCGACGGTCCTGTTCCGGTTCGTCGTCGTGGGCAacgaggtcgccggcgccgacacgcAGCTCCTCGTCCCGGCCATGGAGAACGTCCACGCCGCGCTCGCGGCGGCCGGGCTGGGACACATCAAGGTGACGACGTCGATCTCCCAGGCCACCATCGGCGTCCACATCCCGCCGTCCGCCGGCGAGTTCACCGACGAGGCGAAGCCGTTCATGAGCTACGTGATCCCATTCCTGGAACGGACGCACGCGCCGCTGCTGGCCAACCTGTACCCATACTTCATCTACTCATACAACCCGGGCGGCATGGACATCAGCTTCGCGCTGttcacggcgagcggcgcggtggTGCAGGACGGGGAGTACGGGTACCAGAACCAGTTCGACGCGACGGTGGACGCGCTGTACACGGCGGTGGCGAAGCTCGGGGGAGAGAACGTGAGGGTGGTGGTGTCTGAGACCGGGTGGccgacggcgggcggcgtgggcgcgTCGGTGGAGAACGCCATGACATTCAACCAGAACCTGGTGAGGCACGTCCGGAATGGCACGCCGCGGCATCCCGGGAAGAAGACGGAGACGTACGTGTTCGCCATGTTCAACGAGAACCTCAAGGAGGCCGGCGTGGAGCAGAATTGGGGCCTCTTCTACCCCAGCACCGATAGGGTCTACCCCATTAGCTTCCATGCCCGTATTTGA